Part of the Triticum aestivum cultivar Chinese Spring chromosome 4D, IWGSC CS RefSeq v2.1, whole genome shotgun sequence genome is shown below.
CCACTCCTACTGATACATTCAGTGATAATATCTCTTGTTTCGAGAGAAAGATTTCAAAAACATGCTACTGATTAAATAGGGTTTCAGCAAACTCTAAATAAAAAAACAAAGAGACCGAACCACTCCTAGTCATGGCTCAGTAATATATATGAGGGGATTTAAGTTAGTAATAATCCTCAAGCATACAACTGCTTCACAACAAAATTGTTTCGGCAAAATAGTCTGAACGAAAAATCATACAAAAAATGGGCTGACGACTGTATGCTTCAAGCTACTAATCTGGACTCAAATCCCCTCATATCTACACAGTACATTACCACCGCTTGAATAAAAAAGGGACGATTCTATGTTTCAAGCTACTAATCTCGACTCAAATCCCCTCATATCTACACACTACATTACCACCGCTTGAATTAAAGAAAGGGACAATTCTATGCTTCAAGCTACTAATCTGGTCTCAAATCCCCTCATATCTACACACTACATTACCATCGCTTGAATAAAAAAAGGACGATTCTATGCTTCAAGCTACTGATATGGACTTGATCCAAACAAACAATGGAACACAAAAATCCCCTCAGATCTACTGCATCTcgccaacaaacaaacaaacaaacaagaaagAGGAGGGGATAGCACTTACTCCATCGGCAGTGTCGCCCATCCTCTCGCTAGTCGTGGAGGAGCACAGCGATTCTCTTCGATTCGCTGCAGAGATCTTCGGATTTCACAGAGAAGAATAGAGAGAGGAAAGAAATGGACTGACGACTGGCCGTTCCTCATCCTCTTAATTACCTCGGGGTGCTGCTCCCTCCCCGCTCCTCTTAACTAGGTAGGAAGTGCGGCTTGCCGCACCCGGCAGCACCGCTGCCGGGTACAAGTCATATCAAATTCAATAACAGCAATACAGTCATCAAAGCATTGTAAATATAAACAATAGCATGATATTGGAGCAACATAGGTTCAATCCCTAACTTAATACTATGAATAACCCTATTAGGACCCTACTTGATAACCCTATGAACAACACGCCAAAGAACCTAAGTACACATGCAATAACTTAATACTCCTCGACATGATGTATGAACCTGTCATAATTACACTATTTAGCCAAAGGAAGTATTTGCATCACAACATGAGTATGACTTTGTATACTCACTGGCGCAAGTAGAAATCACCGGTATAACATAGCAAGATTATATCAGAAGCACAACACTGATATAAATATGTTCAATACATAGAAACTGGTCCAAGCAACAACAAAAGGTAGTGGAATCAGGTGTGCCAAAAGCAAGCCAAGACGATCCATCGCAACTAAAAATAATAATTGGGCCGCAACATGGATCGAGCCACAGTCACAACAAGTGGAATCACGAGTAAGAATAAACGGTAGAAGTGCGTGCCCGTGGGTAACTACCCTGAAGGGAGTCTGGTGCGAGAGCGGCCTGTCCGGCGTTGCCGCTGCTTGCCTGGTCTGGAGCAGAAGGAAAATGAAAAACATTGGGTCAGATGGTACCAAAACGAATTATATAGCGATAAAGAGATATGTGGGCATTCTACTGTGCTTAGATGTGCCTTTGGTATTTTCCAGAACTGCTCATTCTTTCACAATTTGTTTGCAGGGTCAAAGGAAAACACACATCCGGACTGTAAAAGATATTTGCAAAATGTTTTGTAGACCAAACTGCTCTATATTTTGTAGGCACAACTTCCATGGTCATATAGCATAATGTATACACAGGATAATTGATACAAAGGTCAATTGCTTGTGAAACTGAACCATCAAATCTACAGTCATTTAAAATTGCAACATATTTTGTATACTACCATATTGACCAATCAAGATCGTCTCTCTAACCCAATTGACAAAGAAGAACCTATTCTGGCTAGCCATGGTTGGATCTGCTGCTATTCTTTGAAAGCCAATTGGAAGTTGTGTTTTTCAGTTTTCGTTCCAAATGGAGTCATCTGATTTCCTCTATAAGAATTTCAAGGAGTCTGAGTCATTACCATGCTGACCACATCTTAACCCTCACCTCACAATTTCATTTTTTTTATAGGAGAACGATATTACCCTGCTGACAAATACTTTTGTTGCTCCAAATAGGGTCCTGATAGGGTTATTCTGACGGTACATGAGAAATTCAAATACTTCTGACCGAGTCCACGACCAGTTCAATGTTTGGCTAACAGAATGATTGGATACTACACCACTGATAGTTTTAACCAACATATGAGAAATTCAAATACTACTGATCGAGTCCAGAGTGAGTTCAATGTCTGGCTGACAGAATGATGGGATACTACACTACTACAAATTCGGACTCAGTAATACTTAAAGCAATATGATATGTTGTCGCGAAATTACTTACATACCCTCCATCCCTCATGATGTTAAGTGTAGCAAAGTTTGGTGAGGTTATGCCTGAACAGACATAAGAAAAGAGCATGAGCAAGAACAAATAACATTTACATCTTTTATCGACTTGTCATAGATAATGCAGGATAAACGAACTAAATATGGTTTTGAAAAAGAATGTGAATTTCCACCATCCTAAACTGAAATTAAATATAGAGACCCAATTAGTCATGTTCTATGCAGTATTTTATATCTAAAAGAATGAGGCAGCAGCAAGCAGAACAGAGTGTTTCAATGGAGAATATACATGCAAAacataaggcaattcacaaataAAGGGGAAAGGGCAGAGACGACTTCCGAATGTCAAACAAAAAGGTTATATAACATCATTCGTCCAAAGCAAATGGAAGAGGTCACGGGCCATGCTACGAAACCTTGCTCCTGTTATATAATTGCTTGGAAGCCACAACAATCCAAACCATGATAGGGTCATGAAGAAAATTAGCAATCAACATAATAGGTGCAGATTCAGGATATGGTTCAATTTTGTTTTAACAGGAAATATGCAAAAGGTGAGATTGGTTACCTTTAGCATCAATTTCATATCCTAATCCACCGAGGCATCACACATAACCAGTCATTCGATATAGAGGAAGAGTATGGGTTGGTGCAAACTTCTAAATGATAGAGACCCACTTTCCATTGGATACTCCGAATAAAAGAAGAAGTAGTTACCTAATCGAAGATGAAAGATTTATCTGTGTCATAGAGCGAAGGTGGAGAAACCACACATGGAGAGTCGGAGGGAGCGCGGGAGAAGGAACATAGGAGTGTGTGTACCACAAAGAGGGCCAAACTCGTTGACAGGTTGTGTTGCTCTTGTCGCTGCTCCTGCTGAGCACCTGCGAGAAGGGAGAGAAGGAGCACAACAGCAACAAACTCAGTAAGAGAGAAAGCAATGCAAGTGGATAAATGTTGGTCTGGCCACTGCTCACCTAGGTTCGGAGTCATCATCTCTGTCGTCGGGACAGTAAGGCAGGGATTGATTACATTCCTCGTCTTGGCATCCTCTTCCATTGTGGGGCTAGCAACGAAGCTAAAGCGAAAAAAGAGCATTCCTTGTCAATTCTGAAGCTAAAGAGTGGTAGGGAGAAGCTTTTCAATGATGGTAATGAAATTCAGTTTGAAACTTCAGCAAGAGCTGCTCCTCTTACCGGCCATTTTAAACATTTTCTGTAATCAAGCTCATTTAGTTCTGTCTTTTTGTCCAAAGGCTAGCTGTTATTCCTACTGAAATATGTACTGGCATTGGAGCCTCACTCTACGTAATGTTCAGTTTATGTAAATGAAATCTAGCCATAGATGGGGCTCTTGCctttcaaaatgaaaaaaaaataacaTACGATTGGTCTTACAATGAAGAGAAAGAAGCATTATGGTCGCTTTGCTCAATTTTGTTTGACTATAACGGCAACTCACCAGAAAAATTATTAATGTTATGTGGTTATTCGAATTGTTGAAAGATAACAGTATGCATGCCATAAAAAAATTATGGATCCAGGAGTAGATTGGACGTTGGTCCAGCTCTGCAATAAAATGAACACCACCACAAGCAATTGTTTATTAATTAAGATATGACATGACATTATGAAAACACAAATCAATTGAGCTACAACTGTATTCCAATCTGTCATCTTCCCTAGGCAATCATCCGTGCTATTAGTTACCAGACAGAAATAATGGAATCTTCCCTAAGCAATTATCTATGCTATTACTCCGTGTTTTCTGCATTTCACTTCTCTTGTGTGTGAGAAGGTAGTGCTAATAAATAGAAGGGACAATCCAAAGGGCGTATGTGAGGATAATTTCAATAAAGTGTAACTCAAACCACTTTATGCATAGCAAAACACGAAACAAATGGTTCATCTGATTTGTGACCTAAAACACTTCCAATAAAGTGTAACCCAAACCTCTTCCATCTCCGTCAGGTGGCCAATGTGACAACAAGCAACGCGCACTGGGAATGTGTCACCGCCCCCCGGTCTTACTGCGAGATGATGAACGAATCAGGAGCATGCACACACCAGATGGCTAGGAGATGACTGTACGAGGGCGAGAGGATGGGCACCTGAAGGACGACGGCAATAGCAGACTTGGGCGGCCGTCTCGGCGGCCGGCCCTCCTCCTGGTGATGGCAACGCGCGAGCTTGACTGAGGAGCAGAGATGTTGTCACATTAGAATCTAATGTAATGTAAACTGGTAAGACGGCTGTAATGTAAATCCAGGAGGGCGACTAACTGATAAAAAAATCAAGCAAATCAAATTAAACATTTAAAATTTAACGTAAATTGGTAAGCCGCCACCATCCACATTGAGCCACCAAGGCAATTTAGGATGGCTGCCATATGGTAAATACAAATAAAAAACATCTTGATCTCCTTCAACTCATGAAATGCGAAAACTAAAGAGACTACTCGAATTGTTATCATTTACTGGAGATAAATTCCAGAAAAAGGAAGTCACCTGAAATGCATAGATGAATCATCCCGTCATCTTTGTGTCGCGGTGCAGGACAGGCTACCCCTTTCATATGGAACATCCACGTTTGGCACAGTATCACTTTTTTGTTGGAGCCTTGCATGCACTGCATAGGCGCTTCATGGTTCATGCTACAGAGGTAGCTGATATATGAGTCAATGCAATACAACCAGAAACAGTTACCATATAAGCCACATACTAAAAAAATTAGGCACGTGAATTCCTATTGCTGTACTGCATGATTAGATTTTAGATCCTTTTGTTTGGTGCCGTTATATGCAGATATGAACAATAGTACCTATTTTATGATGCTATTCTGACAAACTCTGATCTCCGCCTTTATGAATAACACATCAGTGTGCCACACAACACACTAATCTGATTAACAGATATTGTTAAGGTCTTACTTAACTGCTACTACTTTTTAGTTCACAGTTTGCAGCCTCAACAAATTCTGTTCTAAAAATTACATTTGGATGCTCAATGGAAAATCGTAACTGAAGTAATAGACCTAACTTGTACTATTGTGTATGTTCAAAGTGTTGGTAGAGAACTGATTCCAACAATGTCAACCAGAAACTTGGGTATGTTTTCCCCTGTAGCTTTAGTCATTTACTTCATATTGATATATTAGAGCTCATACATGAAAATTGAATAACAGATGCATTTTCTGGGGAAACTATGAGCTTACGACGAGGCTTAGGTTCTAGCACCAATATCCTGTGACCTGAATTATGAAAATTTCTAACACTATATTCTGAGTCTGCAAGTCATGTTTCAGGGTGCACAAAATTCAGAAGTAATTTCTAAAACTTATCACGAGCTAAATTCCAGAAAAAGTCAGCTGAAATGCATAGATGAATCCCCTCCCCAGCCTGTTTGGATTTATGTGTGCAACCCACTTCCAATCTACAAAATAAGAGGGAACCAAGTTGACATGAGAGAGAGAAAAGAGCAACCTGGAACAACCAGAGCGGGAGGACGGCTGGGTGTGGATGCTTCTTTCCAACATTTCCTCCCGAGCCCGACGGGGACATGCCAGTGAACACCACTGCAAAGTCAATTTCTGGCCCCCAATCTCTCCAACAAGATCTAAATCGATAATTCACAACGAATTGAATCTTGTCGTCCCACTTTGCGCCACGCAACTCATCTATCATGGCGCTCCCCGGCGGCGCCACCCGCTTTTTGCTGATGCATTGCCTCCGGCGGCGTCAGTGGTGGCGATGGCGGCACACAGGTCGTCCCACGAGCAGAGCTGGCCGCCGTGCTCCATGGCGTGCTCGGCGCGACCCTCGTACAGCAGTGCCCAGTCACCAGTCGTGCTCCTCTCGCTGCTGCTCACGCTCACCATGTCCAGGGAAGGAGGCCGGGGTGGCGGCGCCAGGGGGATGGGGCGAGCAGCGACGGCGGCTAGTTCCGcgatgggaaaggaagggggaggagaACCAGACGGAAGCGCGGCGGCTGCGGGGCGCGCGGAGCGGCGGTTTGAGGGGAGGTGCGACGGGGACGCGAGACGGAGCGGCGGCCTGAGTTCGACTGTGGGGAGGAGAAGACGTCGGCGGTCGGGAGCGCCGCCAGGAAGGGGAGCGGGGAGGAGGACGAGTGGGCGAGGGCAGCGGCTAGGGTTCCCGCGGGACAGAGATCAGGTGACATGCACCAATATTacgaaaaaaaatctgaaaaaattgaggggttatcttaatatgtgctgtgaacatgcatgatttttttcagatttttttgcaatgtttaaatttgaattcgggTCGCAAGGCACACGGTGACATGCAAAGATGCATGTCACCTGATCTCTATCCGTTCCCGCGAGGGAGGAACGGGAGCAGGGAGGNNNNNNNNNNNNNNNNNNNNNNNNNNNNNNNNNNNNNNNNNNNNNNNNNNNNNNNNNNNNNNNNNNNNNNNNNNNNNNNNNNNNNNNNNNNNNNNNNNNNNNNNNNNNNNNNNNNNNNNNNNNNNNNNNNNNNNNNNNNNNNNNNNNNNNNNNNNNNNNNNNNNNNNNNNNNNNNNNNNNNNNNNNNNNNNNNNNNNNNNNNNNNNNNNNNNNNNNNNNNNNNNNNNNNNNNNNNNNNNNNNNNNNNNNNNNNNNNNNNNNNNNNNNNNNNNNNNNNNNNNNNNNNNNNNNNNNNNNNNNNNNNNNNNNNNNNNNNNNNNNNNNNNNATTCATTGTGGCAGTGTCCAGCCTCGATCCGACGGACCGGATCGTCTCACTCGTAGATCCGATGGCCAAGATCGTCTCACTCAAAGATCCGACGGCCTGGACGCGCTCGGGAAGACGATCCGACGGTCCAGAATCCAAACGGCTGAGGAGGCTTTATTTTACTTCAGACTCTAACAATGGGATTACCACGGGGCTGCTGCTCCCTCCGCCCCAGCCCACAAACAAAACGCGAGACGCTCGCGCGAATCAAGGCCGGCCCCAAGTATTAGACGACGCTCCAACAACAAAAAGCAAAGTAAACGGGCCGGTCCACGCCTTACACTGGCTGAAACAAAAGACAAAGCGCCCAACGCGAATCTATAGGCAACACGGAGATCGAACGGCTGGCCAgtcgcgaagtctcagtcgactgatttttagcagcTCCGTAAAGAAAACTTCCTTATGGGTAATAAAGTGAGCAGCTAGTACAACGCTCGAGTAGGAAGCATAGTAGGAAGCTTGAAGTGAGCAGTGAATCCattgagagcatctccaacaggcatcCAAAACTGCCTCATGCGCTAAAAATCAGTGTTTTTGTGCGCCGAAGACAAAAACAGCGCTTCAGCAGTCGCTGTAAAGTAGAGCGCGCTCAAAAACTTTAGCGCACGGGTGTGCGCGCGGCTGCAAATTTGAGGCATGATTGTGCGCGCGGCCTGCCTGCTGTAGATGGGGCCGCTGGATTGGGCGCCGTGTTTTTGTGCATCTCGAAAATCTCTTTATCGCTCCCGCGCATAAAATGATTATTTTAACGCTGTAAAAGAATTATAGCGCGTCGAGGCGATGCGCGGAGATGCTCTGACAGAAGTTTTTGGTCATCGAAAGCTCAAAATCAGTCAAACTTACACCTAGCCTATCTCCAAGTTGGATGAACGCTGCGTTGCGTACCAGCTTGATCTTTTGGATGCAAACTCAGAGAATCGTGGTAGCCGCCGAAGCATGCGACACGGCGCTTTGGTTTGACCCGCACACGCACAGTTCCCGCCCCCCGGCGTATTTAAACAGCAACGAGCAAGCAAATGGAACGGCACATCATCACACAAACACTTCCCGTTCCCACGCACGCACGCGATGGCCACCTCCGCCGCGCCTGCGTCGCCGCACGCCCTCTTCCTCCCCTACCCGGCGCAGGGCCACGTCATCCCGTTCATGGAGCTCGCCCACCGCTTCCTCGACCGCGGCTTCGCCGTCACCTTCGTCAACACCAAGTTCAACCACCGCCGCGTCGTCGCAGTTGCCGGCGGCGCGACGACGGCGTACTCTTCGGCGGGAGGAGGGCGGCTGCGTCTCGTCGCGGTGGACGACGGGATAGACGACGCCGGGGACCACGAGAACCTGATCCTGCTCAACGCCGCCATGCAGGAGGCCATCCCGCCGCAGCTGGAGGCGCTtatcgacggcgaggatgcggctGGCCAGGGGCTGGGAAAGGTGACATGCATGGTGGTCGACTCCGGCATGTCGTGGGCGCTGGATGTTGTGAAGCGTCGGGGGCTCCCGTCGGCCGCGCTCTGGCCGGCGTCTGCGGCCGTGCTCTCGGTGCTGGTCAACGCCAAGAGACTGATACGCGATGGCGTCATCGATGACGACGGTAATATAAGCAACGCAACCCGTGTTTGTATTCTCGTCAAAGTCGTTGCTGCAATCTATGGGCTTCACTGTAGGCCTCACATGCTCACATGTCGTTTGTCCAACAAACAGTTATCCAACGACAATCTGCATCCTGCCGAAAATTATTTCAATATCTACAACAGTTTGAAAATGTTATAATGGAATGCATCCGTGGTCACCTCCCATTGACAAATCATTTTATGCTACACTGATGTTTCAGGAAATGTAATCGTTATCCATAGCGTGTTCGGTTGAGCTTCAAATCGCGTGTTAAGTCTTAATCCTATGTTGCAGGAGCACCCGTTAACTTGAAGAACAACTCATTCAATCTCAACGAGTCCACAACGTCCATGGACGCGACCTTCCTCGCCTGGAATTACATGGGCAACCGTGACGCCGAGCGCCTGGTGTTCCACTACCTCACCTCCACCGCGCAGGCCGCCGCAGCGAAGGCCGACTTCCTCCTCTGCAACACGTTCTCCGACATCGAGCCGGCCGTCTTCGCCGGCCCCACGCCGGCTACCATCCTCCCCATCGGCCCGCTCCGCACATGGCAGCGGCCGACGAGACATGCGCCCGTGGGGCACTTCTGGCACCCCGACGACGACGCCTGCATGTCCTTCCTGGACGCGCAACCCCGCGGATCCGTCGTGTACGTGGCGTTCGGAAGCATCAGCATCATGACCGCGGCGCAGCTTGAGGAGCTCGCGCTCGGGCTCGAGGCCTCCGGCCGGCCGTTCCTGTGGGTCGTCAGGCCTGAGCAGGCCGGCAAGCTCCCAGCCGGGTTTGCGGACGCCATTGACGGGCTCGGGAAGGGCAAAGTGGTCGGCTGGGCACCGCAGGAGCAGGTGCTGGGGCACCCTGCGGTGGGCTGCTTTGTTACACACTGCGGGTGGAACTCCACGCTAGAGGGCATCCGCAATGGACTGCCCATGCTATGCTGGCCATACTTCACCGACCAGTTCACGAACCAGACATATATATGTGACATCTGGAGGGTCGGGCTACGGGTTGCGTCGGCCGAGGGTGGCCGGCTGGTGATGAAGGAGAGGGTCGTGGAGCTGCTGGATAGGATTTTCGAGGACGAAAGTGCCAAGGAAAGAGTGCTGAGGTTGAAGGAAATGGCGGAGAAAAACATGAGCGAAGAAGGCCAGTCGTTGAACAATCTGAATGTGCTGATGGAGTCCATGGGAAGGTAGATGTTGTACAGGATGGTTGTTGGTTCACGTGTCAACGTTGTGTGGGCTATGATCAGTATTGAGCTTTCTCATTGTTTAGCACCTGGAATAAATGGTGCGTACAGTTTATGTTTACTGTATCATTGTGGTTTTAGACAGTATGTTATACTTTTATTTAATATAATATGCTCCCATTAATCTTACAATTACGGCTCGCTCTCACCTCTCTTTCCTAGGAGCATGGTGTAAGCCTTTGCCAGGCGCTTCAGACCCTTTCATCGCCGAGCTACTGGCCTTTCGGGAGGGGGTCATCTTCGCCCAACTCCGAGGTTTCTCACATGTGATCATGGAGGTGGACTGCTCACAGTTGGTCGACCTCTGGAACTCGCGAGGCAATTCTAGATCGGATGCTTCGCCCATCTTTAGAGAGTTAGCGGACTACATCGTTACTTTTACTTCTTTTTCGGTTCGACATGTTGGTAGGGAACAAAATGTGCCGGCCCATCTTTGTGCTCAGCGTGCCTGTACACTTGATGGGACGGAATGCTGGCTTGAGAGCAGCCCGGATTTTATCCGACCCAGCCTACGGGCAGATTGTAACCGACTACTGTTATTTTGAATAAAGTCCGAACTtcgatgcaaaaaaaaaaacttaCAATTACAATTATCTAAGGGACGCGTTTTTCATactt
Proteins encoded:
- the LOC123098084 gene encoding UDP-glycosyltransferase 83A1 yields the protein MATSAAPASPHALFLPYPAQGHVIPFMELAHRFLDRGFAVTFVNTKFNHRRVVAVAGGATTAYSSAGGGRLRLVAVDDGIDDAGDHENLILLNAAMQEAIPPQLEALIDGEDAAGQGLGKVTCMVVDSGMSWALDVVKRRGLPSAALWPASAAVLSVLVNAKRLIRDGVIDDDGAPVNLKNNSFNLNESTTSMDATFLAWNYMGNRDAERLVFHYLTSTAQAAAAKADFLLCNTFSDIEPAVFAGPTPATILPIGPLRTWQRPTRHAPVGHFWHPDDDACMSFLDAQPRGSVVYVAFGSISIMTAAQLEELALGLEASGRPFLWVVRPEQAGKLPAGFADAIDGLGKGKVVGWAPQEQVLGHPAVGCFVTHCGWNSTLEGIRNGLPMLCWPYFTDQFTNQTYICDIWRVGLRVASAEGGRLVMKERVVELLDRIFEDESAKERVLRLKEMAEKNMSEEGQSLNNLNVLMESMGR